A single region of the Bicyclus anynana chromosome 14, ilBicAnyn1.1, whole genome shotgun sequence genome encodes:
- the LOC112047712 gene encoding uncharacterized protein LOC112047712 gives MEEPVSNVRQSTRNLLKLSRRLHRDEENDLRRSLKATSITSEDIARIASKLKTKSAVTVAELRTLENGLMDDAKHIQVFLSVHGSLRGLVRELTGVHADKQCAAAACCCNLALGDVRTCTTLAKAAGSYLVAALDNLMLELAVTCAWTLGNLAGSGDKVSHILTAQGALSKLSDHHTSEEMQDAAVYALLHFTQQMKDDLKEDHLQLILNALSKLELTASSSQLLFILSCHDHFVQNMSQELLGKVLTHLPNVIDMHNKQTKICYDLIYIVRVLANCDSKYEIILNYCVCNNIFNDLKYILSRKNLVVNDSLLWLIGNLYMCCGDDNLFLKLLT, from the exons atggAAGAGCCAGTGAGTAATGTAAGACAGAGTACTCGCAATTTGTTGAAACTGAGTCGCCGGTTGCACCGAGATGAAGAAAATGATCTAAGACGTTCCTTAAAAGCCACAAG CATAACATCAGAAGACATTGCCAGAAtagcaagtaaattaaaaacaaaatctgcAGTCACAGTAGCTGAACTGAGAACTTTGGAGAATGGTCTTATGGATGATGCGAAACACATTCAAGTATTCCTCAGTGTACATGGGTCTTTGAGGGGCCTTGTCAGAGAATTAACAG GTGTTCATGCAGACAAGCAGTGTGCAGCTGCTGCGTGCTGCTGCAACTTGGCGCTGGGCGATGTCCGCACTTGCACCACACTGGCTAAGGCTGCCGGCTCGTATTTGGTGGCAGCTTTGGACAACCTGATGCTTGAACTTGCT GTGACATGCGCGTGGACGCTGGGAAACTTGGCTGGATCTGGTGACAAAGTGAGCCACATTCTCACAGCTCAAGGGGCACTTTCAAAGCTAAGTGATCACCACACCAGTGAGGAGATGCAGGATGCAGCAGTGTATGCTTTGTTGCATTTCACTCAACAGATGAAAGATGACCTGAA GGAGGATCACCTTCAATTGATATTAAATGCTTTATCAAAGTTAGAACTCACTGCAAGTTCATCACAACTCCTATTCATATTGTCGTGTCATGACCATTTTGTTCAAAATATGTCCCAGGAATTACTAGGAAAAGTCCTCACACACCTACCAAATGTAATAGATATGcataacaaacagacaaaaatatgttacgatttaatttatatagttaGAGTTTTAGCCAACTGTGATAGTAAGTAtgaaatcattttaaattattgtgtatGTAACAACATTTTCAATGATCTCAAATATATTTTGAGTAGGAAAAATTTGGTTGTGAACGACTCTTTATTATGGTTAATAGGCAATCTCTACATGTGTTGTGGTGAtgataatttgtttttgaaGTTGTTAACATag